In the genome of Bradysia coprophila strain Holo2 unplaced genomic scaffold, BU_Bcop_v1 contig_232, whole genome shotgun sequence, one region contains:
- the LOC119076094 gene encoding E3 ubiquitin-protein ligase RNF220-like produces MDHLPDEIKGVRQRKKQSEPIRCPVCSITVRPNEMEYHISLEIERLQKIHNTGNRSKKIPNNNKDTPSCSTAANNSEPTDPKECWSTYQKIKNNRQARLKVKTRKRKADADGIHCPVCNETTADDINVHVEICLRRNEGSNNGTGSDDESIDVEAESYDEYEWAGQTRIRASSMLEGGYSGAGLGTSLVNSTNADEDEDLNVDGDDTQIYGQSQYSERDVIVPAATTNKENNENLYLRQLVVGEDLIRPDQQGSSSRNVDENDDDDDDEMNGNSAESTDARADIAGESSSSGAIECSSSGPKTGHHQIIESLKEKIREYETLKNNKSCKCLICMDSYVDPVVSICCWHTYCEKCWLQTLGARKLCPQCNMITSPSDLRRIYM; encoded by the exons ATGGACCACCTGCCAGATGAAATAAAGGGTGTACGGCAACGTAAAAAGCAATCCGAACCAATTCGATGTCCAGTTTGTAGCATTACAGTGCGTCCCAACGAGATGGAATATCACATTTCGTTGGAAATCGAACGGCTGCAGAAGATTCATAACACGGGCAATCGTAGCAAGAAAAtaccaaacaacaacaaagacACGCCGAGCTGTTCGACGGCGGCAAACAATTCGGAACCGACCGATCCGAAGGAATGCTGGAGCACATATCAAAAGATAAAAAACAACAGACAAGCTAGACTGAAG GTAAAGACACGCAAGAGAAAGGCGGATGCAGATGGTATCCATTGTCCCGTTTGTAACGAAACCACTGCTGACGACATAAACGTTCACGTCGAAATCTGCTTGCGACGCAACGAAGGCAGTAACAATGGGACTGGCAGCGACGATGAAAGTATTGATGTGGAAGCTGAATCGTATGATGAATATGAATGGGCTGGTCAAACTCGGATCAGAGCATCGAGCATGCTGGAAGGCGGCTATTCGGGAGCAG GTCTGGGAACATCGCTTGTCAATTCAACCAATGCCGACGAGGATGAAGACTTGAATGTGGACGGTGATGATACACAGATTTATGGACAGTCACAGTATTCCGAACGTGATGTCATCGTTCCGGCCGCTACAACCAATAaggaaaataatgaaaatctgtATCTGCGACAATTGGTGGTGGGCGAAGACCTGATCCGACCCGACCAACAGGGGTCGTCATCTCGAAATGTAGATGAaaatgacgatgatgatgatgacgaaaTGAACGGCAATTCGGCCGAATCGACAGATGCCAGGGCCGACATAGCCGGTGAATCATCATCGAGCGGTGCGATTGAATGCAGTAGTAGTGGTCCGAAGACCGGTCACCATCAAATCATCGAAtcgttgaaagagaaaattcGCGAATATGAAACGCTGAAAAACAATAAGTCGTGCAAGTGTCTCATTTGTATGGATTCGTACGTGGACCCGGTGGTGTCAATTTGTTGTTGGCATACATACTGTGAAAAATGCTGGCTGCAAACTCTCGGAGCGAGGAAATTGTGTCCGCAGTGTAATATGATAACATCACCCAGTGACTTGAGGCGCATTTACATGTGA
- the LOC119076145 gene encoding basic helix-loop-helix transcription factor amos isoform X1, whose product MDKVNKNQLPDSSSSPPINSINFHAFDEDLVNDLPSCLYVQGGHNQHLGNPNNGLNPNNLRQIQHQYLHHSDCLESTSAQSVSSNPYGTHYKIHRQQANIRERKRMLRSAPNGSINSAFDELRVHVPTFPYEKRLSKIDTLRLAIAYISLLREVLEADYDPLTYVEKCLRGEIKCERAHWNTSDLTARLSWINWENLGVHPGRRTLLTSLALSSEPHNMNPMI is encoded by the exons ATGGATAAAGTGAACAAAAATCAGTTACCGGACTCATCATCCTCTCCGCCAATCAA TTCAATCAACTTTCACGCATTCGATGAAGACTTGGTCAACGACTTACCGTCCTGTCTCTATGTACAGGGTGGTCATAATCAACACTTAGGCAATCCAAATAATGGATTGAATCCGAACAATTTGAGACAAATTCAACATCAGTATTTGCATCATTCAG ATTGTCTCGAATCCACATCAGCACAAAGTGTTTCGTCGAATCCTTACGGAACTCATTACAAAATTCACCGGCAACAGGCCAACATTAGAGAACGTAAACGTATGCTGAGGTCCGCACCAAATGG CAGCATAAATTCAGCGTTCGATGAGCTTCGAGTCCACGTGCCGACATTTCCGTACGAGAAAAGGCTCAGCAAAATCGACACACTTCGTCTGGCTATTGCGTACATCTCACTATTGCGGGAG GTCCTGGAAGCCGACTACGATCCACTTACCTACGTTGAAAAGTGCCTACGTGGTGAAATCAAATGTGAAAGAGCTCACTGGAACACTAGCGATCTAACAGCTCGTTTGTCCTGGATAAATTGGGAGAACTTGGGCGTTCATCCGGGGCGTCGAACTCTACTTACTTCATTGGCATTGTCCAGCGAGCCACATAACATGAATCCAATGATATAA
- the LOC119076078 gene encoding uncharacterized protein LOC119076078, with protein sequence MISTSKRPCKSCCNDCIRLIKKPKMALYLDDYTPVRTIEVLNIGDNISVEYLRGYFEFAVGMGQVTDVTIASRDSECNKIIRVAYVTFLLPEYAAMFLGSQNLPFTAFTVQQADTAYQPKLDPTVLKLEDLNDHCLLHIASYLLPMDTVNLSQTCKRLKSIDALMFRKYRDFSCDNNGSEEDIPAILQAISPYIKCIHWRSIYPVQLECFPKYCGNVKKLTLQYPLLTNDDIIGTTYFKNIESFELSSEFLGDVGMTTLVTSMNLKTLKLRRCRGIVGSFFDQWTDCRLKILEIDYSPAIRSRFLDTCNTGRFNTLVELILDCEALTAEKFDLLQSLKNVRSLTLKNVDNQLAKHVYSSLHTHLPRLVTLVLFTGPNVEAKLKSILNMMTSLLDLTHFSHSLMCWELFHMIREFRERAKQTPIEIGITKRLLEDPKKMKFATAAAKHIIKLTRNVLKI encoded by the exons ATGATTTCCACATCTAAACGTCCATGTAAAAGCTGTTGCAATGATTGCATTCGTCTGATAAAGAAACCGAAAA TGGCCTTGTATCTAGACGATTATACACCGGTTCGTACAATTGAAGTCTTAAACATCGGGGACAAT ATCTCTGTCGAATATCTCCGTGggtattttgaatttgcagtTGGAATGGGACAGGTGACTGACGTCACCATTGCTAGTCGAGATTCTGAgtgcaacaaaataattcGCGTTGCTTACGTGACTTTTCTTCTACCGGAATACGCTGCTAT GTTTCTTGGTAGCCAAAATTTGCCATTCACAGCATTCACAGTTCAACAAGCTGACACGGCTTATCAACCTAAACTCGATCCTACTGTTTTGAAACTTGAGGATCTTAATGATCACTGCCTATTGCATATTGCGTCATACTTGCTTCCAATGGACACAGTCAACTTAAGTCAGACCTGCAAACGACTGAAATCGATCGATGCACTCATGTTCCGAAAGTATCGAGACTTTTCGTGCGACAATAATGGATCAGAAGAGGATATTCCAGCTATACTGCAAGCGATATCACCATATATTAAATGCATTCATTGGCGATCTATATATCCTGTACAATTAGAATGCTTCCCGAAATATTGTGGTAATGTCAAGAAATTGACATTGCAGTATCCGCTTCTTACCAACGATGATATCATAGGTACAACATATTTCAAAAACATCGAGTCATTCGAACTTAGTTCCGAATTCTTGGGTGATGTTGGTATGACGACACTAGTCACATCAATGAATCTAAAAACACTTAAATTGCGGCGCTGTAGAGGAATTGTAGGATCATTTTTCGATCAATGGACGGATTGTCGATTAAAAATTCTGGAAATCGATTATTCTCCTGCTATTCGCAGCAGATTCTTGGACACATGTAACACCGGTCGATTCAATACCTTGGTTGAGTTGATCCTTGACTGCGAAGCGTTGACtgctgaaaaatttgatttgttgcaATCACTTAAAAACGTTCGCAGtttaacattgaaaaatgttgataatCAATTGGCCAAACACGTGTACTCTTCACTACATACGCACCTACCTAGACTTGTTACCCTTGTACTGTTTACGGGGCCAAATGTGGaagcaaaattaaaatcaattttgaatatGATGACTTCGCTGCTGGATTTGACTCACTTTTCACATTCATTGATGTGTTGGGAACTATTTCATATGATTCGTGAATTTCGCGAGCGTGCAAAACAGACTCCTATTGAGATTGGAATTACAAAAAGACTGTTGGAGGATCCGAAAaag ATGAAATTTGCTACTGCTGCTGCCAAACATATCATTAAATTGACACGAAATGTACTAAAAATATAA
- the LOC119076145 gene encoding basic helix-loop-helix transcription factor amos isoform X3, whose protein sequence is MDKVNKNQLPDSSSSPPINSINFHAFDEDLVNDLPSCLYVQGGHNQHLGNPNNGLNPNNLRQIQHQYLHHSDCLESTSAQSVSSNPYGTHYKIHRQQANIRERKRMLSSINSAFDELRVHVPTFPYEKRLSKIDTLRLAIAYISLLREVLEADYDPLTYVEKCLRGEIKCERAHWNTSDLTARLSWINWENLGVHPGRRTLLTSLALSSEPHNMNPMI, encoded by the exons ATGGATAAAGTGAACAAAAATCAGTTACCGGACTCATCATCCTCTCCGCCAATCAA TTCAATCAACTTTCACGCATTCGATGAAGACTTGGTCAACGACTTACCGTCCTGTCTCTATGTACAGGGTGGTCATAATCAACACTTAGGCAATCCAAATAATGGATTGAATCCGAACAATTTGAGACAAATTCAACATCAGTATTTGCATCATTCAG ATTGTCTCGAATCCACATCAGCACAAAGTGTTTCGTCGAATCCTTACGGAACTCATTACAAAATTCACCGGCAACAGGCCAACATTAGAGAACGTAAACGTATGCTGAG CAGCATAAATTCAGCGTTCGATGAGCTTCGAGTCCACGTGCCGACATTTCCGTACGAGAAAAGGCTCAGCAAAATCGACACACTTCGTCTGGCTATTGCGTACATCTCACTATTGCGGGAG GTCCTGGAAGCCGACTACGATCCACTTACCTACGTTGAAAAGTGCCTACGTGGTGAAATCAAATGTGAAAGAGCTCACTGGAACACTAGCGATCTAACAGCTCGTTTGTCCTGGATAAATTGGGAGAACTTGGGCGTTCATCCGGGGCGTCGAACTCTACTTACTTCATTGGCATTGTCCAGCGAGCCACATAACATGAATCCAATGATATAA
- the LOC119076145 gene encoding basic helix-loop-helix transcription factor amos isoform X2, whose product MDKVNKNQLPDSSSSPPINSINFHAFDEDLVNDLPSCLYVQGGHNQHLGNPNNGLNPNNLRQIQHQYLHHSDCLESTSAQSVSSNPYGTHYKIHRQQANIRERKRMLRSAPNGINSAFDELRVHVPTFPYEKRLSKIDTLRLAIAYISLLREVLEADYDPLTYVEKCLRGEIKCERAHWNTSDLTARLSWINWENLGVHPGRRTLLTSLALSSEPHNMNPMI is encoded by the exons ATGGATAAAGTGAACAAAAATCAGTTACCGGACTCATCATCCTCTCCGCCAATCAA TTCAATCAACTTTCACGCATTCGATGAAGACTTGGTCAACGACTTACCGTCCTGTCTCTATGTACAGGGTGGTCATAATCAACACTTAGGCAATCCAAATAATGGATTGAATCCGAACAATTTGAGACAAATTCAACATCAGTATTTGCATCATTCAG ATTGTCTCGAATCCACATCAGCACAAAGTGTTTCGTCGAATCCTTACGGAACTCATTACAAAATTCACCGGCAACAGGCCAACATTAGAGAACGTAAACGTATGCTGAGGTCCGCACCAAATGG CATAAATTCAGCGTTCGATGAGCTTCGAGTCCACGTGCCGACATTTCCGTACGAGAAAAGGCTCAGCAAAATCGACACACTTCGTCTGGCTATTGCGTACATCTCACTATTGCGGGAG GTCCTGGAAGCCGACTACGATCCACTTACCTACGTTGAAAAGTGCCTACGTGGTGAAATCAAATGTGAAAGAGCTCACTGGAACACTAGCGATCTAACAGCTCGTTTGTCCTGGATAAATTGGGAGAACTTGGGCGTTCATCCGGGGCGTCGAACTCTACTTACTTCATTGGCATTGTCCAGCGAGCCACATAACATGAATCCAATGATATAA